A stretch of the Macaca mulatta isolate MMU2019108-1 chromosome 14, T2T-MMU8v2.0, whole genome shotgun sequence genome encodes the following:
- the PTDSS2 gene encoding phosphatidylserine synthase 2 isoform X2, whose translation MIRDWWMCMIISVMFEFLEYSLEHQLPNFSECWWDHWIMDVLVCNGLGIYCGMKTLEWLSLKTYKWQGLWNIPTYKGKMKRIAFQFTPYSWVRFEWKPASSLRRWLAVCGIILVFLLAELNTFYLKFVLWMPPEHYLVLLRLVFFVNVGGVAMREIYDFMDDPKPHKKLGPQAWLVAAITATELLIVVKYDPHTLTLSLPFYISQCWTLGSVLVLTWTVWRFFLRDITLRYKETRRQKQQSKDDQGSAVGNGDQHPLGLDEDLLEPGVAEGEGPPTPN comes from the exons ATGATCCGAGACTGGTGGATGTGCATGATCATCAGCGTGATGTTCGAGTTCCTGGAGTACAGCCTGGAGCACCAGCTGCCCAACTTCAGCGAGTGCTGGTGGGACCAC TGGATCATGGATGTGCTTGTCTGCAACGGGCTGGGCATCTACTGCGGCATGAAGACCCTCGAGTGGCTGTCCCTGAAGACGTACAAGTGGCAGGGCCTCTGGAACATTCCGACCTACAA GGGCAAGATGAAGAGGATCGCCTTCCAGTTCACGCCCTACAGCTGGGTTCGCTTCGAGTGGAAGCCGGCCTCCAGCCTGCGTCGCTGGCTGGCCGTGTGCGGCATCATCCTGGTG TTCCTGTTGGCAGAACTGAACACGTTCTACCTGAAGTTTGTGCTGTGGATGCCCCCGGAGCACTACCTGGTCCTCCTGCGGCTCGTCTTCTTCGTGAACGTGGGTGGCGTGGCCATGCGCGAGATCTACGACTTCATGGATGACCC GAAGCCCCACAAGAAGCTGGGCCCGCAGGCATGGCTGGTGGCGGCCATCACGGCCACGGAGCTGCTCATCGTGGTGAAGTACGACCCCCACACACTCACCTTGTCCCTGCCCTTCTACATCTCCCAGTGCTGGACCCTCGGCTCCGTCCTGGTGCTCACCTGGACCGTCTGGCGCTTCTTCCTGCG GGACATCACTTTGAGGTACAAGGAGACCCGACGGCAGAAGCAGCAGAGCAAGGATGACCAGGGCAGCGCCGTCGGCAACGGGGACCAGCACCCGCTGGGGCTGGACGAAGACCTGCTGGAGCCTGGGGTGGCCGAGGGCGAGGGGCCACCAACTCCAAACTGA
- the RNH1 gene encoding ribonuclease inhibitor has translation MSLDIQCEQLSDARWAELLPLLQQCQVVRLDDCGLTEARCGDISSALRVNPALTELSLRSNELGDAGVHCVLQGLQSPSCKIQKLSLQNCYLTGAGCGVLSGTLRSLPTLQELHLSDNLLGDAGLQLLCEGLLDPQCRLEKLQLEYCNLSAASCEPLASVLRAKPDFKELTVSNNDINEAGVRVLCQGLKDSPCQLEALKLESCGITSNNCRDLCSIVASKASLRELALGSNKLGDVGIAELCPGLLHPSSSLRTLWIWECGITAKGCADLCRVLRTKESLKELSLAGNELGDEGARLLCETLLEPGCQLESLWVKSCSFTAACCSHFSSVLTQNKFLLELQISNNRLGDAGVQELCKGLGQPGSVLRVLWLGDCDMSDSSCSSLAATLLANHSLRELDLSNNCLGDAGVLQLVESVRQPGCLLEQLVLYDIYWSEAMEDRLQALEEEKPSLRVIS, from the exons ATGAGCCTGGACATCCAGTGTGAGCAGCTGAGTGACGCTAGGTGGGCCGAGCTCCTCCCCCTGCTCCAGCAGTGCCAAGTGGTCAG GCTGGACGACTGTGGCCTCACAGAGGCACGGTGCGGCGACATCAGCTCGGCACTCCGAGTCAACCCTGCACTGACAGAACTCAGCCTGCGCAGCAATGAGCTGGGTGATGCTGGCGTGCACTGCGTGCTCCAGGGCCTGCAGAGCCCCTCCTGCAAGATCCAGAAGCTGAG cctccagaactgctaCCTGACGGGGGCCGGCTGCGGGGTCCTGTCCGGCACGCTACGCTCCCTGCCCACGCTGCAGGAGCTGCACCTCAGCGACAACCTCTTGGGGGATGCGGGCCTGCAGCTGCTCTGCGAGGGACTCCTGGACCCCCAGTGccgcctggaaaagctgca GCTTGAGTATTGCAACCTCTCGGCTGCCAGCTGCGAGCCCCTGGCCTCCGTGCTCAGGGCCAAGCCGGACTTCAAGGAGCTCACGGTTAGCAACAACGACATCAATGAGGCCGGCGTCCGTGTGCTGTGCCAGGGCCTGAAGGATTCCCCCTGCCAGCTGGAGGCGCTCAA gctggagagctgtGGTATCACGTCAAACAACTGCCGGGACCTGTGCAGCATCGTGGCCTCCAAGGCCTCGCTGCGGGAGCTGGCCCTGGGCAGCAACAAGCTGGGTGATGTGGGCATTGCAGAGCTGTGCCCAGGGCTGCTCCACCCCAGCTCCAGCCTCAGGACCCTGTG GATCTGGGAGTGTGGCATCACCGCCAAGGGCTGTGCGGATCTGTGCCGTGTCCTCAGGACCAAGGAGAGCCTGAAGGAGCTCAGCCTGGCCGGCAACGAGCTGGGGGACGAGGGTGCCCGGCTGCTGTGTGAGACGCTGCTGGAGCCCGGCTGCCAGCTGGAGTCACTGTG GGTGAAGTCCTGCAGCTTCACAGCCGCCTGCTGCTCCCACTTCAGCTCGGTGCTGACCCAGAATAAATTTCTCCTGGAGCTGCAGATAAGCAACAACAGGCTGGGGGACGCGGGCGTGCAGGAACTCTGCAAGGGCTTGGGCCAGCCCGGCTCCGTGCTGCGGGTGCTCTG GCTTGGCGACTGTGATATGAGtgacagcagctgcagcagccttGCCGCGACCCTGTTGGCCAACCATAGCCTGCGCGAGCTGGACCTCAGCAACAACTGCCTGGGGGACGCGGGCGTCCTGCAGCTGGTGGAGAGTGTCCGGCAGCCGGGCTGCCTCCTGGAGCAGCTGGT CCTGTACGACATTTACTGGTCCGAGGCGATGGAGGACCGGctgcaggccctggaggaggagaAGCCATCCCTGAGGGTCATCTCCTGA